One segment of Solanum lycopersicum chromosome 1, SLM_r2.1 DNA contains the following:
- the LOC101250453 gene encoding NAC domain-containing protein 35, translated as MAIVPFITTNMSQSQQQHQQQQDDDDNNNINNTIKGDDNDDDDDHEHDMVMPGFRFHPTEEELVEFYLRRKVEGKRFNVELITFLDLYRYDPWELPALAAIGEKEWYFYVPRDRKYRNGDRPNRVTTSGYWKATGADRMIRTENSRSIGLKKTLVFYSGKAPKGIRSSWIMNEYRLPHHETERLQKAEISLCRVYKRAGVEDHPSLPRSLLTTRASSSSSSRGTTPIKKQQVAQQDSSLISPLYLGQSSQQQIDEKLSTETSASSTSTDHHHHHQHHVATSLGLNSLSNSYTNIALDPIGSAVNITTSTLTPFTSLVATTNNTTDDLHRLINLDQVVAFHNNQHHFHPPPGVVPQQYPPPLLLQQPQSLLHQGSLPSSAAAAFSDRLWEWNSINQTDGSCKDDHYDQGNNPFK; from the exons atggcaATTGTCCCTTTTATTACTACAAACATGAGTCAATcccaacaacaacatcaacaacaacaagatgatgatgataacaacaacatcaacaacactatTAAAGgagatgataatgatgatgacgatgatcaTGAACACGACATGGTCATGCCTGGTTTTCGATTTCATCCTACTGAGGAAGAGCTTGTAGAGTTTTATCTTCGCCGTAAGGTTGAAGGAAAACGTTTTAATGTGGAACTCATCACTTTTCTTGATCTTTATCGTTATGACCCTTGGGAGCTTCCTG CTTTGGCAGCAATTGGAGAGAAGGAGTGGTATTTCTATGTGCCAAGAGATAGAAAGTATAGAAATGGAGATAGGCCAAATAGGGTTACAACATCAGGGTATTGGAAGGCTACTGGAGCTGATAGAATGATTAGAACGGAGAATTCGCGGTCCATTGGCCTGAAAAAGACATTGGTTTTCTACTCAGGGAAGGCTCCTAAAGGCATAAGAAGTAGTTGGATTATGAATGAATATCGTCTTCCACATCATGAAACTGAACGCCTAcaaaag GCAGAAATTTCACTTTGTCGTGTCTATAAAAGAGCTGGAGTGGAAGACCATCCATCTCTTCCAAGATCACTACTAACAACAAGagcatcatcatcttcttcttctagaGGAACAACTCCCATCAAAAAACAACAAGTAGCACAACAAGACTCATCATTAATCTCTCCGTTGTACCTAGGACAATCTTCCCAACAACAAATCGACGAAAAATTAAGTACTGAAACAAGTGCAAGTAGTACTAGTACtgatcaccatcaccatcatcagcATCATGTTGCTACATCACTCGGGCTCAATTCCCTCTCAAATTCCTACACTAACATCGCGCTAGACCCTATTGGGAGCGCGGTTAATATCACTACATCAACCTTAACACCTTTCACATCAttagtagcaacaacaaataatacCACTGATGATCTCCATAGACTAATAAACTTAGACCAAGTCGTCGCGTTTCATAATAATCAACACCATTTTCATCCTCCTCCTGGTGTTGTGCCCCAACAATATCCTCCTCCATTATTACTGCAACAACCACAATCTTTACTTCATCAAGGATCACTTCCATCTTCCGCGGCCGCGGCTTTTTCAGACAGATTGTGGGAGTGGAATTCAATTAATCAAACAGATGGAAGCTGCAAAGATGATCATTATGATCAAGGCAATAATCCCTTCAAGTAA
- the LOC101250743 gene encoding alfin1-like PHD domain-containing protein, with amino-acid sequence MENSVPRTVEEVFSDFKSRRAALIKALTTDVEKFYQQCDPEKENLCLYGLPNETWEVNLPVEEVPPELPEPALGINFARDGMQEKDWLSLVAVHSDSWLLSVAFYFGARFGFGKSDRKRLFQMINDLPTVFEVVTGAAKQTRDAPHNNSNKSKSSGKPRQPESQLKAVKVSPPKMENDSGEEEEEEEEDEQGATLCGACGDNYATDEFWICCDICERWFHGKCVKITPAKAEHIKQYKCPSCSSKRAKV; translated from the exons ATGGAAAATTCGGTACCCAGGACTGTAGAAGAAGTATTCAGCGATTTCAAAAGTCGTAGAGCTGCTTTGATTAAAGCACTTACCACAG ATGTTGAGAAGTTTTATCAGCAGTGTGATCCTG AAAAGGAGAACTTGTGTCTCTATGGGCTTCCTAATGAAACATGGGAAGTAAACCTCCCGGTGGAAGAGGTGCCTCCAGAACTTCCTGAACCAGCATTGGGCATAAATTTTGCACGTGATGGAATGCAAGAAAAAGACTGGTTATCACTTGTTGCTGTTCACAGTGATTCGTGGCTGCTTTCTGTTGCATTTTACTTTGGCGCAAGGTTTGGGTTCGGCAAGAGTGATAG GAAGAGGCTTTTCCAAATGATAAATGATCTCCCAACAGTGTTTGAAGTTGTTACTGGAGCTGCTAAACAAACACGTGATGCTCCTCacaacaatagcaacaaaaGCAAATCAAGTGGAAAG CCTCGGCAGCCAGAGTCCCAACTCAAGGCAGTAAAGGTGTCTCCACCTAAAATGGAGAACGACAGTGgtgaggaggaagaagaagaagaagaggatgaACAAGGCGCAACTCTGTGTGGAGCTTGTGGTGATAATTATGCGACTGATGAATTCTGGATTTGCTGTGATATTTGCGAGAGATGGTTCCATGGAAAATGTGTGAAGATTACTCCAGCTAAAGCTGAGCATATCAAACAGTACAAGTGTCCTAGTTGCAGTAGCAAGAGAGCTAAAGTCTAA
- the LOC101250743 gene encoding alfin1-like PHD domain-containing protein isoform X1, whose amino-acid sequence MNCKKKENLCLYGLPNETWEVNLPVEEVPPELPEPALGINFARDGMQEKDWLSLVAVHSDSWLLSVAFYFGARFGFGKSDRKRLFQMINDLPTVFEVVTGAAKQTRDAPHNNSNKSKSSGKPRQPESQLKAVKVSPPKMENDSGEEEEEEEEDEQGATLCGACGDNYATDEFWICCDICERWFHGKCVKITPAKAEHIKQYKCPSCSSKRAKV is encoded by the exons ATGAATTGTAAAA AAAAGGAGAACTTGTGTCTCTATGGGCTTCCTAATGAAACATGGGAAGTAAACCTCCCGGTGGAAGAGGTGCCTCCAGAACTTCCTGAACCAGCATTGGGCATAAATTTTGCACGTGATGGAATGCAAGAAAAAGACTGGTTATCACTTGTTGCTGTTCACAGTGATTCGTGGCTGCTTTCTGTTGCATTTTACTTTGGCGCAAGGTTTGGGTTCGGCAAGAGTGATAG GAAGAGGCTTTTCCAAATGATAAATGATCTCCCAACAGTGTTTGAAGTTGTTACTGGAGCTGCTAAACAAACACGTGATGCTCCTCacaacaatagcaacaaaaGCAAATCAAGTGGAAAG CCTCGGCAGCCAGAGTCCCAACTCAAGGCAGTAAAGGTGTCTCCACCTAAAATGGAGAACGACAGTGgtgaggaggaagaagaagaagaagaggatgaACAAGGCGCAACTCTGTGTGGAGCTTGTGGTGATAATTATGCGACTGATGAATTCTGGATTTGCTGTGATATTTGCGAGAGATGGTTCCATGGAAAATGTGTGAAGATTACTCCAGCTAAAGCTGAGCATATCAAACAGTACAAGTGTCCTAGTTGCAGTAGCAAGAGAGCTAAAGTCTAA
- the fin1 gene encoding putative alfin-like transcription factor produces MENTVPRTVEEVFNDFKGRRAGLIKALTTDVEKFYQSCDPEKENLCLYGLPNETWEVNLPVEEVPPELPEPALGINFARDGMQEKDWLSLVAVHSDSWLLSVAFYFGARFGFGKSERKRLFQMTNDLPTVFEVVTGAAKQARDAAHNNSSKSKSSGKPRQPEPQPKEVKVSPPTMEDESGEEEEEEEEEQGATLCGACGDNYATDEFWICCDICERWFHGKCVKITPAKAEHIKQYKCPSCSSKRARV; encoded by the exons ATGGAAAATACGGTACCTAGGACTGTAGAAGAAGTATTCAACGATTTCAAAGGTCGTAGAGCTGGTTTAATTAAAGCACTAACTACAG aTGTCGAGAAGTTCTATCAGTCGTGTGATCCTG AAAAGGAGAACTTGTGTCTCTATGGGCTTCCTAATGAAACATGGGAAGTAAACCTCCCTGTTGAGGAGGTGCCTCCAGAACTTCCGGAGCCAGCATTAGGCATAAACTTTGCACGTGATGGAATGCAAGAGAAAGACTGGTTATCACTTGTTGCTGTTCATAGTGATTCATGGCTGCTTTCTGTTGCATTCTACTTTGGCGCACGGTTTGGGTTTGGCAAGAGTGAAAG GAAGAGGCTTTTCCAAATGACAAATGATCTCCCAACAGTGTTTGAGGTTGTTACTGGAGCTGCTAAGCAGGCACGCGATGCCGCTCACAACAATAGCAGCAAAAGCAAATCAAGTGGAAAG CCTCGACAGCCAGAGCCCCAGCCCAAGGAAGTAAAGGTGTCTCCACCTACAATGGAGGATGAAAGTGgggaggaggaggaagaagaagaagaagaacaagggGCAACTCTCTGTGGAGCCTGTGGTGATAATTATGCGACTGATGAATTCTGGATTTGCTGTGATATTTGTGAGAGATGGTTCCATGGCAAATGTGTGAAGATTACCCCAGCAAAAGCTGAGCATATCAAGCAGTACAAGTGTCCCAGCTGCAGTAGCAAGAGAGCTAGAGTTTAA
- the LOC101254432 gene encoding pentatricopeptide repeat-containing protein At1g14470: MSHLHTAALKATKLIHLKQFHAQLFQRSLCSDNYWVAQLIKLCTRLHAPSTYVSRVFDSVHQPNVFVFTNILKFYSQLGAYSDVLYLFDKMQKSNVAPDAFVYPILIKASGKWGIVFHAHCIKMGHDWDRFVRNAIMDVYGKFGPLEIARELFDEIPERAVADWNAMISGCWNWGDEVEARSLFDLMPEKNVVTWTAMVTGYSRRKDLENARKYFDQMPERSVVSWNAMLSGYAQNGCAEEVIKLFNEMMSCEVCPDETTWVTVISLCSSHGDVSLAEGLVKMINEKGVRLNCFAKTALLDMYAKCGNLAMARKIFDELGTYKNLVTWNAMISAYARVGDLASARGLFDKVPEKNVISWNSIIAGYAQNGESKVAIDLFKDMIAKDVLPDEVTMVSVISACGHLGALEFGNWAVNFLEKHQIKLSISGYNALIFMYSKCGNMKDAEKVFQSMEARDVISYNTLITGVAAYGNAIEAVELLWKMKKENIEPDRITYIGVLTACSHGGLLKEGQRIFDSIKDPDSDHYACMVDLLGRNGKLDEAKCLIGSMAMHPHAGVYGSLLHASRVHKRIDLGEFAASKLFEIEPENSGNYVLLSNIYASARRWEDVDRVRGLMTIGGVKKTTGWSWIEHKGEMHKFIVGDRSHERTADIHRVLFETEKKMKLAGYMADKSCVLKDVEEEEMEEMVGTHSEKMAVAFALLVTEPHSVIRVVKNLRICRDCHTAIKIISKMEGREIIVRDNNRFHCFSEGQCSCKDYW, from the coding sequence ATGTCACACTTGCACACGGCTGCATTGAAAGCCACCAAATTAATCCACTTGAAACAGTTTCATGCGCAGCTCTTTCAACGCTCTCTCTGTTCCGACAATTATTGGGTGGCGCAGCTCATCAAACTCTGCACGCGCCTCCACGCTCCGTCCACTTATGTTAGCCGAGTTTTTGATTCAGTCCACCAACCCAATGTCTTtgttttcactaatattctcaAGTTCTACTCTCAATTGGGTGCCTACAGTGATGTTCTCTACCTGTTTGACAAAATGCAGAAATCCAATGTAGCCCCTGATGCATTTGTATACCCGATTCTCATCAAAGCATCTGGAAAATGGGGCATTGTGTTCCATGCTCATTGTATCAAGATGGGTCATGATTGGGATAGGTTTGTTCGCAATGCGATTATGGATGTGTATGGAAAGTTTGGGCCTTTGGAGATTGCGCGGGAACTGTTTGATGAAATTCCTGAGAGAGCTGTTGCAGATTGGAATGCTATGATTTCTGGGTGTTGGAATTGGGGGGATGAAGTTGAAGCGAGGAGTTTGTTTGATTTGATGCCTGAGAAGAATGTGGTTACTTGGACTGCAATGGTTACTGGTTATTCAAGAAGGAAAGATTTGGAGAATGCTAGGAAGTATTTTGATCAAATGCCGGAGAGGAGTGTTGTGTCTTGGAATGCAATGCTGTCGGGGTATGCTCAAAATGGGTGTGCTGAAGAGGTTATAAAGTTGTTTAATGAGATGATGAGTTGTGAGGTTTGCCCTGATGAAACTACATGGGTTACTGTCATTTCTTTGTGTTCTTCGCATGGTGATGTTAGCCTTGCCGAAGGGCTTGTTAAGATGATAAATGAGAAGGGTGTTCGCTTAAATTGTTTTGCAAAGACTGCTCTACTTGACATGTATGCTAAGTGTGGGAACCTTGCTATGGCTAGAAAGATCTTTGACGAATTAGGTACGTACAAGAACTTAGTTACATGGAATGCAATGATTTCAGCATATGCAAGAGTTGGTGATTTGGCTTCTGCGAGAGGGCTCTTTGATAAGGTGCCTGAGAAGAATGTCATCTCTTGGAATTCAATAATAGCTGGTTACGCTCAAAATGGAGAATCAAAAGTGGCTATTGACCTTTTCAAAGATATGATAGCAAAGGATGTGCTGCCAGACGAAGTCACCATGGTTAGTGTGATCTCGGCCTGTGGCCACCTTGGGGCTTTGGAATTTGGTAATTGGGCAGTAAATTTCCTGGAAAAGCATCAAATCAAACTGAGCATTTCAGGTTATAATGCTCTGATCTTCATGTATTCCAAGTGTGGTAATATGAAAGACGCGGAGAAAGTTTTCCAATCGATGGAAGCCAGAGATGTGATTTCTTATAACACATTGATTACAGGTGTTGCAGCTTATGGCAATGCCATTGAAGCTGTTGAATTGTTGTGGAagatgaagaaagaaaatattgaacCAGATCGAATAACCTATATAGGGGTACTAACAGCATGTAGTCATGGTGGACTGCTAAAAGAAGGTCAAAGGATATTTGATTCAATCAAAGATCCAGACTCCGATCACTATGCATGCATGGTTGATTTGTTAGGTAGAAATGGTAAACTAGACGAAGCAAAATGTTTGATTGGAAGTATGGCAATGCATCCACATGCAGGAGTATATGGTTCCCTTTTACATGCTAGTCGAGTTCACAAAAGGATAGACCTGGGAGAGTTTGCAGCTAGTAAGCTCTTTGAAATAGAACCAGAAAATTCAGGTAATTACGTTTTGCTTTCAAATATATACGCCTCAGCAAGAAGATGGGAAGATGTAGACAGGGTGAGAGGGTTGATGACAATTGGAGGAGTAAAGAAAACGACTGGATGGAGTTGGATTGAACACAAGGGGGAGATGCACAAGTTTATAGTGGGTGACAGGTCACACGAGCGAACTGCAGATATTCATAGAGTGCTCTTTGAAACAGAAAAGAAGATGAAGTTAGCTGGATATATGGCTGATAAGAGCTGTGTTCTAAAagatgttgaagaagaagagatggaAGAGATGGTAGGGACCCATAGCGAGAAGATGGCTGTCGCTTTTGCTCTTCTTGTTACTGAACCACACTCGGTCATAAGGGTGGTGAAGAATCTCAGGATATGTAGGGATTGCCACACAGCAATCAAAATCATTTCAAAGATGGAGGGGAGGGAGATCATTGTTAGAGATAATAATCGGTTTCACTGCTTCAGTGAAGGGCAGTGTTCTTGTAAAGACTATTGGTAA
- the LOC101251038 gene encoding histidine--tRNA ligase, cytoplasmic → MAEERRMVTVGGKGSSLSSSSVFDIANGLSRLSIDSSALSKVSSSSNAKTSKTNAPTVSASFSILSNLTSDEARASLVVLLNKLLLSSSTSAAVNQLSDIILKDVLSSSNVQISFDNTIDGVSPGDFSVAAIAGISAILDHRSSALSVITDAIAALSCEALGADISAFNLNDSGDGSSAKDVVAVASDLKILLNGSKFVNREGDEPAVSGVPVVHGKFREISRLLHSSTRVQLNSATVSNSGSSGTASSMCTTLFSLAVALKDLGNISYNRAKRIVDSRITGDDEFPAMLIKECPRPDQLKALFASLVSAHSDEEYVKFSHDVSSLLVMVEKIISWEALAAFLSLEGRDFIPSGDTSVGEDSAKTAAKKGAKKKKILGKGTTALVQFLKDRLLSMPIQTEASQTVMALENLVRNFLSLLDPKDLGFDTLLKKVKDIVESNESRRLPKLPKGTRDFAKEQMAIRERAFSIITEVFKRHGAAALDTPAFEMRETLMGKYGEDSKLIYDLADQGGELCSLRYDLTVPFARYVAMNGLTSFKRYQIAKVYRRDNPSKGRYREFYQCDFDIAGQFEKMMPDFEVIKILTELLDELDIGEYEVKLNHRKLLDGMLAICGVPQEKFRTICSSIDKLDKQSFEQIKKEMVDEKGLSNEISDRIGTFVKWRGPPVELLSKLKQERSFLENNESSLALDELEIMFKALEKSKCIDRVVFDLSLARGLDYYTGVIFEAVFKGAAQVGSIAAGGRYDNLIGMFGTRQVPSVGISLGIERVFAIMEQLQKDKNQEIRATETQVLVSILGDDSALAAELAGELWNAKVKAEFMIHKKVMKHIDRARDSRIPWMVLVGERELSEGVVKLKDVVAAIDYEIPRGKLVDDLCKRLGM, encoded by the exons ATGGCGGAAGAGAGACGCATGGTTACAGTGGGCGGAAAAGGCTCATCACTGTCATCTTCCTCTGTATTTGATATTGCCAATGGGCTCAGTCGTCTGAGCATAGACTCTTCAGCACTCTCCAAAGTATCGTCTTCCTCCAATGCTAAAACCAGCAAGACTAATGCGCCTACGGTGTCTGCATCATTTTCAATCCTCAGTAATTTAACATCCGATGAGGCTAGAGCTTCTCTCGTGGTCCTGCTCAACAAGCTTTTGCTTTCTTCTTCCACTTCTGCAGCTGTTAATCAGCTCTCTGATATCATCCTTAAGGATGTATTGTCGTCCTCTAATGTGCAAATTTCGTTTGATAACACTATTGATGGCGTTTCTCCGGGTGATTTTTCTGTGGCAGCAATAGCTGGAATCTCCGCTATCTTGGATCATCGAAGTTCAGCTTTGTCTGTTATTACTGATGCTATTGCTGCCTTGTCCTGCGAGGCCTTGGGGGCTGACATTTCAGCTTTCAATTTGAATGATTCCGGTGATGGTTCATCTGCCAAGGACGTTGTTGCCGTGGCTTCTGACTTGAAGATCTTGCTTAACGGTTCTAAATTTGTTAACCGTGAGGGTGATGAACCTGCAGTTTCTGGTGTTCCCGTGGTGCACGGCAAGTTTAGGGAGATTTCCCGACTCCTGCACTCCAGCACCCGTGTCCAATTGAACTCTGCAACTGTATCCAATTCTGGATCTTCTGGTACAGCCAGCTCCATGTGCACCACGCTGTTTTCCTTGGCTGTGGCCCTCAAGGATTTGGGTAACATCAGTTATAACCGAGCAAAGCGCATTGTCGATTCTCGCATTACTGGAGATGATGAATTTCCTGCAATGCTGATAAAAGAATGTCCTCGCCCTGATCAGCTAAAAGCTCTTTTCGCATCTTTGGTGTCAGCTCACTCGGATGAGGAATATGTTAAGTTCTCACATGATGTCAGCTCTTTACTGGTGATGGTAGAGAAAATAATTTCCTGGGAAGCCCTGGCTGCTTTCCTTTCCCTTGAAGGAAGGGACTTCATTCCTTCAGGCGATACGAGTGTAGGCGAAGACAGTGCAAAGACAGCAGCTAAAAAAGGagcaaagaaaaagaagattctTGGTAAAGGTACCACCGCTCTGGTGCAGTTTTTGAAGGATAGGCTGCTGAGCATGCCAATTCAGACTGAAGCGTCCCAGACTGTCATggctttggagaatttggtTCGCAATTTCTTGTCACTACTGGACCCAAAGGACTTGGGATTTGACACTTTACTGAAAAAGGTGAAAGATATAGTGGAAAGCAATGAAAGCCGCCGGTTGCCTAAACTACCAAAG GGAACACGTGATTTTGCAAAGGAACAGATGGCTATAAGAGAGAGAGCTTTCTCAATTATCACTGAAGTTTTTAAAAGACACGGTGCTGCTGCTTTGGACACTCCTGCTTTTGAAATGCGAGAGACTCTGATGGGCAAATATGGAGAAGACTCAAAATTGATATATGATCTAGCGGATCAG GGAGGAGAACTTTGTTCTCTTCGTTATGACCTGACAGTACCATTTGCTAGATATGTAGCAATGAATGGTCTGACATCCTTCAAGCGTTATCAGATAGCTAAGGTGTACAGAAGAGATAATCCATCTAAGGGTAGATATCGTGAATTTTACCAGTGTGATTTTGACATAGCTGGTCAATTTGAGAAGATGATGCCTGATTTTGAGGTCATAAAGATTTTGACCGAGTTGTTAGATGAGCTTGATATTGGAGAGTATGAG GTAAAGCTTAATCACAGAAAGCTGCTTGATGGTATGTTGGCTATATGTGGGGTGCCACAAGAGAAGTTCAGAACCATTTGTTCAAGCATTGACAAGCTAGATAAACAATCCTTTGAGcagataaaaaaagaaatg GTGGATGAGAAAGGCTTAAGTAATGAGATATCAGACAGAATTGGTACATTTGTCAAATGGAGGGGACCTCCAGTGGAATTATTATCTAAGCTCAAGCAAGAACGCAGTTTTCTGGAGAACAATGAATCTTCACTTGCTTTGGATGAATTAGAGATTATGTTTAAAGCTCTGGAGAAGTCCAAGTGTATTGACAGAGTGGTTTTTGACTTGAGCCTTGCAAGAGGCCTTGATTACTACACAGGAGTCATATTTGAAGCAGTCTTCAAAGGAGCTGCTCAG GTTGGTTCGATTGCTGCTGGTGGACGTTATGACAACCTGATAGGGATGTTTGGGACACGGCAGGTTCCTTCTGTTGGGATCAGTCTGGGAATAGAGAGAGTATTTGCAATCATGGAACAGCTTCAGAAAGACAAAAATCAG GAAATTCGAGCCACTGAAACTCAAGTTCTCGTTAGCATTCTTGGTGATGACAGTGCTTTGGCTGCTGAGCTAGCTGGTGAATTGTGGAATGCTAAAGTGAAAGCAGAATTCATGATCCATAAAAAAGTGATGAAGCACATTGATCGGGCCAGAGATTCGAGGATCCCTTGGATGGTACTTGTTGGTGAACGCGAACTTAGTGAAGGAGTTGTAAAATTGAAGGATGTTGTTGCAGCTATTGACTATGAGATTCCCAGAGGTAAGCTCGTGGACGATCTATGCAAACGATTAGGCATGTAA